One Campylobacterota bacterium DNA segment encodes these proteins:
- a CDS encoding polysaccharide deacetylase family protein, translating into MLRFVLPILLSLVSLWGAAAPAKIPVLCYHRFGPEVADSMTIKTSAFGEQLAWLKQNGYTVIPLDTAMRHVRGERVALPKKPVVITVDDGHKSVYSEMAPLVKRYKVPVTLFIYPSAISNAKYAMGWEQLLELEKSKLFRVESHTYWHPNFNHEKKKLSPAEYDKFVDKQLAGAKKKLEEKMGHEVKYLAWVFGIYDDELEKKAAAAGYAAALTIDRAHAAAGKKMTSQPRYMIVSKHDLKAFARMVDGTEDRMPPSKKEAIGY; encoded by the coding sequence ATGCTCCGATTCGTCTTGCCGATTCTTTTAAGCCTCGTCTCATTGTGGGGTGCCGCCGCTCCGGCCAAAATCCCCGTACTGTGCTACCACCGTTTCGGTCCCGAAGTGGCCGATTCGATGACGATCAAAACGTCCGCGTTCGGCGAGCAGCTCGCATGGCTCAAACAAAACGGCTACACCGTCATCCCTCTGGATACGGCGATGCGACATGTCCGGGGGGAACGGGTAGCGCTTCCGAAAAAACCGGTCGTCATCACCGTCGACGACGGACATAAAAGCGTCTATTCGGAGATGGCACCGCTGGTCAAGCGGTATAAAGTTCCCGTAACCCTCTTCATCTACCCCAGCGCGATTTCCAACGCCAAATATGCGATGGGCTGGGAACAGCTCCTCGAACTTGAAAAGAGCAAACTGTTCCGCGTCGAATCGCACACCTATTGGCACCCCAATTTCAACCATGAGAAGAAGAAACTCTCTCCCGCCGAATACGATAAATTCGTCGACAAACAGCTTGCAGGGGCGAAGAAAAAGCTGGAGGAGAAGATGGGGCACGAGGTGAAATACCTCGCGTGGGTGTTCGGGATCTACGATGACGAACTGGAGAAAAAAGCCGCTGCGGCGGGATACGCCGCAGCGCTCACGATCGACCGCGCCCATGCCGCAGCGGGGAAAAAAATGACCTCCCAGCCCCGCTACATGATCGTGAGCAAACACGATCTCAAAGCGTTCGCACGTATGGTCGACGGTACCGAAGACCGGATGCCGCCGTCGAAAAAAGAGGCCATCGGATACTAA
- a CDS encoding MarR family transcriptional regulator — translation MNRCECPIDESLGCLTNHAAHAARNYLTRRLEEHGIDITIEQFKVMVVLWKEKVSTQQAIADFVGKDKTSITRLIAGLEKRSLITRTTDENDKRCNLVTLTPQGIALEKPTMEILNRANEAIHREFDPEELAATLRVLKKMCHLLHYPSKESE, via the coding sequence TTGAACCGCTGCGAATGCCCCATCGACGAATCGCTCGGATGCCTCACCAACCACGCGGCGCACGCGGCTCGCAACTATCTCACCCGCCGTCTCGAAGAGCACGGGATCGACATCACAATCGAACAGTTTAAAGTGATGGTCGTGCTGTGGAAAGAGAAAGTTTCGACCCAGCAGGCGATCGCCGATTTCGTGGGAAAAGACAAAACCAGCATCACGCGCCTCATCGCGGGGCTTGAAAAACGTTCCCTCATCACCCGCACAACCGATGAGAACGACAAGCGCTGCAACCTCGTCACCCTCACCCCCCAGGGAATCGCCCTCGAAAAACCGACGATGGAAATTCTCAACCGTGCCAACGAAGCGATTCATCGCGAATTCGATCCCGAAGAACTCGCCGCGACGCTGCGCGTCCTCAAAAAAATGTGCCACCTACTCCACTATCCCTCAAAGGAATCCGAATGA
- a CDS encoding efflux RND transporter periplasmic adaptor subunit: MKRLIFVSLSLAAVLAISGCERPKAAGMQQPPQGPVPVTTTQVKTGNFPAVLEATGQTEAYNTVQIYARVNGYLAKRHYDEGAYVTQGTTLFTIDPSDLKNALASAKASYDLAVANHTNAKAVLNRIKPLAEANAASRQELDTATANERNTAAAVAAAKASLEQARLNLSYTTVKAPISGFVDKRKVDVGTYVAAGANGLLTTMYQNDPIYVNFTFSENQKIARQNAIASGKLIPPKDGKYEVELVLADGSTLSRKGSIDFVAPFVDSTTGSILYRAVLDNSDHKLLPGQFVKVKVKGMEWKDAHYLPQKTVLTGEKGKFVYVVEANNTVSPRPVSVGAWIGENIVIEGGLKGNEKIAADALPKLKPGAEVIPNGK, encoded by the coding sequence ATGAAACGCCTGATCTTTGTTAGCTTGTCTCTGGCCGCCGTCCTGGCCATCAGCGGGTGCGAACGCCCCAAAGCCGCCGGCATGCAGCAGCCCCCGCAGGGGCCCGTCCCCGTGACCACCACACAGGTCAAAACCGGCAATTTCCCCGCCGTCCTCGAAGCGACCGGACAAACCGAAGCGTACAATACCGTTCAGATCTACGCCCGCGTCAACGGCTACCTCGCCAAACGCCACTACGACGAAGGGGCATACGTGACGCAGGGGACGACCCTCTTTACCATTGATCCCAGCGATCTGAAAAACGCGCTCGCGAGCGCCAAAGCCTCCTACGATCTCGCGGTCGCCAACCATACGAACGCCAAAGCGGTCCTGAACCGGATCAAACCTCTTGCCGAAGCCAACGCCGCCAGCCGCCAGGAACTCGACACCGCCACCGCAAACGAGCGCAATACCGCCGCCGCCGTAGCCGCCGCGAAAGCCTCCCTCGAACAAGCGCGGCTGAATCTGAGCTACACCACGGTCAAGGCCCCCATCAGCGGTTTCGTCGACAAACGCAAAGTAGACGTCGGCACCTACGTCGCGGCGGGGGCGAACGGGCTGCTGACGACGATGTACCAGAATGATCCCATCTACGTCAACTTCACCTTCAGCGAAAACCAGAAGATCGCACGCCAAAACGCGATCGCCTCGGGCAAACTGATCCCGCCCAAAGACGGTAAATACGAAGTCGAACTCGTCCTTGCCGACGGCTCAACCCTCTCGCGCAAAGGGAGCATCGATTTCGTCGCCCCGTTTGTCGATTCGACGACGGGAAGCATCCTCTACCGTGCCGTCCTCGACAACAGCGACCACAAACTCCTCCCCGGCCAGTTCGTGAAAGTCAAAGTCAAAGGGATGGAATGGAAAGACGCCCATTATCTCCCGCAAAAAACGGTCCTCACCGGTGAAAAAGGAAAATTCGTCTACGTCGTCGAAGCGAACAACACCGTCTCTCCCCGTCCGGTCAGCGTCGGGGCCTGGATCGGGGAGAACATCGTGATCGAAGGGGGGCTCAAAGGGAATGAAAAAATCGCCGCCGACGCCCTCCCCAAACTCAAACCGGGGGCGGAAGTGATTCCGAACGGTAAATAA
- a CDS encoding efflux transporter outer membrane subunit — translation MNKHIAYGSLALALLLGGCTIGPDYVKPSMTAPQTFRDTNGTAAVQTQWWENFNDPKLSEAVETSLRANYDLHSSQARVDALLGKFDQAKSYLYPQINGNGSLTRKGVYDATGPNLREGVSSTYAASLSLASYEIDLFGKVRRANEAARALLLSSVYAKETLRLSVATAVAASYFKLASLRSQIDLAKENLSVSRELYEMTGLKYRHGVIDESSYLQAESEYESAKATLSQLEAAKIAEEAVFNVLLGRNPREVQTASLESITLPSVPAAIPSTLLARRPDVAAAEQELVASNAQIGIAKAAYFPSFKLTGMLGVQSLELSDFVANPTKLWEIAPSVSVPLLSAGRIAGEIKTAEAEYNATLAAYRKTVVTAFNDTDSALGQNAKATEQIAYQNKRSGAIERALRQAKLRYQVGSISYSEMLIVQQQWLSARQNYLIAKQNGLTATANLYKTLGGGWDEKQSVLALDYYPAGR, via the coding sequence ATGAATAAACACATCGCCTACGGCTCGCTTGCGCTTGCTTTGCTGCTGGGAGGGTGCACCATCGGGCCCGATTACGTCAAACCTTCCATGACCGCTCCCCAAACGTTCCGCGACACGAACGGCACCGCCGCCGTTCAGACGCAGTGGTGGGAAAACTTCAACGATCCCAAACTGAGCGAAGCGGTCGAAACCTCCCTGCGGGCCAACTACGACCTGCACTCTTCCCAGGCTCGCGTCGACGCACTGCTGGGAAAATTCGACCAGGCCAAATCGTACCTCTACCCGCAAATCAACGGCAACGGTTCGCTCACCCGAAAAGGGGTCTACGACGCTACCGGCCCGAATCTGCGCGAGGGGGTCAGTTCGACCTACGCGGCGTCACTCTCGCTGGCCAGCTACGAAATCGACCTTTTCGGCAAAGTCCGGCGTGCCAACGAAGCGGCGCGTGCGCTTCTGCTCTCGAGCGTTTACGCCAAAGAGACGCTCAGGCTCTCGGTCGCCACCGCCGTCGCCGCGTCGTATTTCAAACTCGCATCGCTCCGCAGCCAGATCGACCTGGCGAAAGAAAACCTCTCCGTCAGCCGCGAACTATACGAAATGACGGGGCTGAAATACCGCCACGGCGTGATCGACGAGAGCAGCTACCTTCAGGCCGAATCGGAATACGAAAGCGCCAAAGCGACCCTCTCGCAGCTCGAAGCCGCGAAAATCGCCGAAGAAGCGGTGTTCAACGTTTTGCTCGGACGCAATCCCCGGGAGGTACAGACGGCCTCCCTGGAATCGATAACGCTCCCCTCCGTCCCCGCCGCGATTCCCAGTACCCTCCTCGCCCGGCGGCCTGACGTCGCGGCGGCAGAGCAGGAACTCGTCGCCTCCAATGCCCAGATCGGCATCGCCAAGGCGGCCTATTTTCCGAGCTTCAAACTCACGGGGATGCTGGGGGTGCAGAGCCTCGAACTGAGCGATTTCGTCGCCAATCCCACCAAGCTTTGGGAAATCGCCCCTTCGGTTTCCGTACCGCTTTTGAGTGCCGGACGGATCGCGGGCGAGATCAAAACCGCCGAAGCGGAATACAACGCCACCCTTGCCGCTTACCGTAAAACGGTCGTCACCGCGTTCAACGACACCGACAGCGCCCTCGGGCAAAACGCCAAGGCAACCGAACAGATCGCCTACCAGAACAAACGTTCCGGAGCGATCGAGCGCGCGCTCCGGCAGGCCAAACTGCGTTATCAGGTGGGCAGCATTTCCTATTCGGAAATGCTGATCGTTCAGCAGCAGTGGCTAAGCGCCCGCCAGAATTACCTGATCGCCAAACAAAACGGCCTGACCGCAACGGCCAATCTTTACAAAACCCTCGGGGGCGGATGGGATGAAAAACAGTCTGTCCTGGCCCTCGATTACTACCCTGCGGGGCGGTAG
- a CDS encoding multidrug efflux RND transporter permease subunit, which yields MFSKYFINRPVLSIVIGIIIMLLGFAAIKSLPISQLPNLTPPTVVVTAKYPGADAETIANNILTPLESQIAGADGLMYMSSKAAALPGTGTITCTFNIGVNQDMAAVDVQNRINSVLAQLPQTTRDLGVTVEKRTSDILLIVAITSPDGSYDSTRISNYISSNLLDEIKKIPGAGRSQIFGQRDYAMRIWLNPDKMASLGVSAAEIAAAIRDQNLQVSPGRLGQSPTAEEQMWTMQLTSKGRFSTPEEFANIIVRAKNDGSMIRLRDVARVELGAQNYEFFGRVNGKPAAMIGIFADVNANALDTSAAVEAKMEQLAKKFPAGITYDIPYNTTDFVQISIDEVVKTLIEGIILVSLVIYLFLQSTRAALIPILSIPISLTGAFIGMYLLGYSINTLTLFGLVLAIGIVVDDAIVVVENMERILQTEKISPREAAIKAMMQISGPVIAIVLVMCAVFIPATFLGGMTGQLYKQFAATIAISVVFSGFMALTFAPAIGAQILKYHDKEPAAFFRWFNRAFGRMTEGYVRRSAFMIRKAAIFGVIYLSTYGFIAYFHKTLPTAFLPMEDQGYFITSVNLPEGATANRTLEVVKQVEGILAQQEGVYKYTAITGLNILTFSQEPNSAVVFTRLKSWDERPGKELSVFGILNSLGPKLGAIQEAKVFAMPPPPIRGMGSSDMFSLRLLQPGDNNVSRHAAATNEFVASLRAEPGIKMPFTTMNVNTPTLSVEVDREKAKSLGLSINDVFGTLQATIGTMYVNQFDRNGKTYWVQMQSDSSYRATPEDIGRAWVRSSTGMLVPLSSVVTVKMSSAPSSIEHFNGVLSTTIMGSPSPGYSSGDIIKTIEHKADTVLPASASYDWEGLYLQEKLVGSKAFIIVAFALVMVYLILAALYERWTLPISIMLAVPYGIMGAYAVVWIIPWLNNNVYFQIGLLTLIALSAKNAILVVEFAEEQRQLGKSIYDATMEAARLRYRPMMMTSFAFLAGMLPLIFSSGAGAAGRFSIGVAMFGGMMAATFIERYFIPFLYYWVATAQEKFNARKGVSHE from the coding sequence ATGTTTTCCAAATATTTTATCAACCGGCCGGTACTTTCGATCGTCATCGGGATCATCATCATGCTGCTGGGATTTGCGGCGATCAAAAGCCTCCCGATTTCGCAGCTGCCCAACCTGACCCCTCCGACCGTCGTCGTCACCGCAAAATATCCCGGGGCCGACGCCGAAACGATCGCCAACAACATCCTCACGCCCCTCGAATCCCAGATCGCGGGGGCGGACGGGCTCATGTACATGTCTTCCAAAGCCGCGGCATTGCCGGGAACGGGAACGATTACGTGTACCTTCAATATCGGCGTCAACCAGGACATGGCCGCCGTCGACGTCCAGAACCGGATCAATTCGGTCCTCGCGCAGTTGCCCCAGACGACGCGCGACCTTGGGGTGACCGTCGAAAAACGGACATCGGACATTCTACTGATCGTCGCGATCACTTCGCCAGACGGCAGTTACGACTCGACCCGGATCAGTAACTACATCTCCTCCAATCTCCTCGACGAAATCAAGAAAATCCCCGGCGCGGGACGCAGCCAGATTTTCGGACAGCGCGACTACGCGATGCGTATCTGGCTCAATCCCGACAAAATGGCCTCGCTGGGCGTGAGTGCCGCCGAAATCGCCGCCGCGATCCGCGACCAGAATCTTCAGGTCTCCCCGGGACGTCTGGGACAGTCTCCGACGGCGGAGGAGCAGATGTGGACGATGCAACTCACCTCCAAAGGGCGTTTCTCGACCCCCGAAGAGTTTGCCAACATCATCGTCCGGGCAAAAAACGACGGTTCGATGATCCGTCTGCGCGACGTCGCGCGCGTCGAGCTCGGGGCGCAGAACTACGAGTTTTTCGGACGGGTTAACGGCAAACCGGCGGCCATGATCGGGATTTTCGCCGACGTCAACGCCAACGCCCTCGACACCTCGGCCGCCGTCGAGGCCAAAATGGAGCAGCTGGCCAAAAAATTCCCCGCCGGCATCACGTACGACATCCCCTACAACACGACCGATTTCGTCCAGATTTCGATCGACGAGGTCGTCAAAACGCTGATCGAGGGGATCATCCTCGTCAGCCTCGTCATCTACCTCTTTTTGCAAAGCACCCGCGCCGCGCTGATCCCGATCCTCTCGATCCCGATCTCGCTGACGGGAGCGTTCATCGGAATGTACCTGTTGGGGTACTCGATCAACACCCTTACCCTCTTTGGACTCGTTCTCGCGATCGGGATCGTCGTCGACGACGCGATCGTCGTCGTCGAGAACATGGAGCGGATACTCCAGACCGAGAAAATATCCCCGCGCGAAGCGGCGATCAAGGCGATGATGCAAATCTCCGGACCCGTCATCGCGATCGTTCTGGTCATGTGTGCGGTCTTCATCCCCGCGACCTTTTTGGGCGGTATGACGGGACAGCTCTACAAACAGTTCGCCGCGACCATCGCCATCTCGGTCGTCTTTTCGGGATTCATGGCCCTCACGTTCGCCCCCGCGATCGGCGCACAGATCCTGAAATACCATGACAAAGAGCCCGCCGCCTTTTTCCGCTGGTTCAACCGCGCCTTCGGCCGCATGACCGAAGGGTACGTCCGCCGTTCGGCGTTCATGATCCGGAAAGCGGCGATTTTCGGGGTGATTTACCTCTCGACGTACGGGTTCATCGCCTATTTCCACAAGACCCTTCCGACCGCCTTTTTGCCGATGGAAGACCAGGGATACTTCATCACCAGCGTCAACCTCCCCGAAGGGGCGACGGCCAACCGTACCCTCGAAGTGGTCAAACAGGTCGAAGGGATCCTCGCACAGCAAGAAGGGGTCTACAAATACACCGCGATCACGGGGCTCAACATCCTCACCTTTTCGCAAGAACCCAACTCGGCGGTCGTCTTCACCCGTCTCAAATCGTGGGACGAGCGTCCGGGCAAAGAGCTCTCGGTCTTCGGGATCCTCAACTCTCTTGGGCCGAAACTGGGGGCCATCCAGGAGGCCAAGGTGTTCGCGATGCCGCCGCCGCCGATCCGCGGGATGGGTTCGTCGGACATGTTCAGCCTCCGCCTGTTGCAGCCGGGGGACAACAACGTCAGCCGCCATGCCGCCGCGACCAACGAGTTCGTCGCATCTTTGCGTGCCGAGCCGGGAATCAAAATGCCCTTTACGACAATGAACGTCAACACCCCTACCCTTTCGGTCGAAGTCGACCGGGAAAAAGCCAAATCGCTGGGACTTTCAATCAACGACGTCTTCGGAACGCTGCAGGCGACGATCGGAACGATGTACGTCAACCAGTTCGACCGCAACGGCAAAACCTACTGGGTGCAGATGCAATCGGACAGTTCCTACCGCGCGACGCCCGAGGACATCGGCCGCGCGTGGGTCCGCTCGAGTACCGGGATGCTCGTGCCGCTCTCGAGCGTCGTCACCGTTAAAATGTCGAGCGCCCCTTCGTCGATCGAACACTTCAACGGGGTACTCAGCACGACCATCATGGGTTCCCCTTCGCCGGGATACAGCTCGGGAGACATTATCAAAACGATCGAGCATAAAGCCGACACCGTGTTGCCCGCAAGCGCGAGCTACGACTGGGAAGGGCTCTACCTGCAGGAAAAACTGGTCGGGTCCAAAGCTTTCATCATCGTGGCGTTCGCGCTGGTGATGGTCTACCTGATCCTCGCGGCGCTGTACGAGCGCTGGACCCTGCCGATCTCGATCATGCTCGCCGTACCGTACGGGATCATGGGTGCGTACGCGGTGGTATGGATCATCCCGTGGCTGAACAACAACGTCTATTTCCAGATCGGTCTGCTCACCCTCATCGCCCTCTCGGCCAAAAACGCGATTCTCGTCGTCGAATTCGCCGAAGAGCAGCGCCAACTGGGCAAAAGTATTTACGACGCCACGATGGAGGCGGCACGGTTGCGTTACCGTCCGATGATGATGACGTCGTTTGCCTTCCTTGCCGGGATGCTTCCGCTCATCTTCAGCTCCGGTGCCGGGGCTGCGGGACGCTTTTCGATCGGGGTGGCGATGTTCGGCGGGATGATGGCCGCGACGTTTATCGAACGTTACTTCATCCCGTTCCTTTATTACTGGGTCGCAACGGCACAGGAAAAATTCAATGCGCGCAAAGGGGTATCCCATGAATAA